In Thermococcus stetteri, the following proteins share a genomic window:
- a CDS encoding class I SAM-dependent rRNA methyltransferase has translation MARVIVDAQAARAIGKGAMIVFKKGVVRTEGEITPGDIVEVYTRGGKFLGKGFANPNSNIMVRLVTKDKETEINKELFRERIKKANEYRKKVLGYDKAYRMVYGEADYLPGLIVDRFNEIASIQISSVGMERFKLDLAEAIMEAEPEIETVFEKNTGRSRRREGLPEIERVLLGKEKYRTVIEEGRAKFIVDMRGQKTGFFLDQRENRIALEKYVKPGMRVLDVFTYTGGFSIHAAVAGADEVVAVDKSPWAINMVKENAKLNGVEDRMKYIVGSAFPVMEEMIKKGEKFDIVILDPPAFVQHEKDLKRGLRAYFNVNYAGLQLVKEGGILVTASCSQHVDMQTFKDMVIAAAAKAGKFLKMLEPYRTQAPDHPILMASKDTEYLKALFLYVEDMK, from the coding sequence ATGGCGAGAGTCATAGTTGATGCTCAAGCAGCGAGAGCCATTGGGAAGGGTGCGATGATAGTCTTCAAGAAGGGCGTCGTGAGGACTGAGGGAGAGATAACCCCCGGCGACATCGTTGAGGTCTACACGAGGGGCGGCAAGTTCCTTGGGAAAGGTTTTGCCAACCCGAACTCAAACATTATGGTCAGGCTCGTCACGAAGGACAAGGAGACCGAGATAAACAAGGAGCTCTTCCGCGAGAGGATAAAGAAGGCCAACGAGTACAGGAAGAAGGTTCTCGGCTACGATAAGGCCTACCGCATGGTCTACGGTGAGGCCGACTACCTCCCTGGCCTAATAGTCGACCGCTTCAACGAGATAGCTTCGATACAGATTTCCAGCGTTGGAATGGAGAGGTTCAAGCTCGACCTAGCTGAGGCCATAATGGAGGCCGAGCCTGAAATCGAGACCGTCTTCGAGAAGAACACCGGTAGGAGCAGAAGAAGGGAGGGCTTACCCGAGATAGAGCGCGTCCTCCTCGGGAAGGAAAAGTACAGGACGGTAATAGAAGAGGGCAGGGCAAAGTTCATCGTCGACATGCGCGGTCAGAAGACGGGCTTCTTCCTCGACCAGAGGGAAAACAGGATAGCCCTTGAGAAGTACGTCAAGCCCGGCATGAGAGTCCTCGATGTTTTTACCTACACGGGCGGCTTCTCAATCCACGCAGCTGTTGCAGGGGCAGACGAGGTCGTGGCAGTTGACAAATCGCCCTGGGCAATCAACATGGTGAAGGAGAATGCGAAGCTGAACGGCGTCGAGGACAGGATGAAGTACATAGTCGGAAGCGCCTTCCCGGTCATGGAGGAGATGATAAAGAAGGGCGAGAAGTTCGATATCGTTATCCTCGATCCTCCGGCCTTCGTCCAGCACGAGAAGGACTTAAAGCGCGGACTCAGGGCCTACTTCAACGTTAACTACGCAGGTTTACAGCTGGTCAAGGAAGGTGGAATACTCGTCACAGCCTCCTGCTCTCAGCACGTCGACATGCAGACCTTCAAGGACATGGTCATAGCCGCCGCGGCAAAGGCCGGCAAGTTCCTCAAGATGCTCGAACCTTACAGAACTCAAGCCCCCGATCACCCGATATTGATGGCCTCGAAGGACACTGAGTACCTCAAAGCCCTCTTCCTCTACGTTGAGGACATGAAGTGA
- a CDS encoding ATP-binding protein translates to MVGLMVDLNGYLLKLSAELPARFDYARGLRRRFLFEKLAHTVDEYLNGGLPKTILLPGLRGTGKTTLLAQLYFHALSRTSDVIYFSADELHLLGFSLHEAVERYFKLFQPERPIILLDEVQYDNRWDLTLKILHDSKRALVIATGSSAVRLRESPDLARRALHIGIKPLSLNEYLHLIGEDTLSPQLEALFEWEIDKLEKAVSRAVRLGDKAERYLRTGSLPVALEFDERTGYEIMFSLMEMIVYKDLPEVRNFDSSTLDSAMRLLVLLSNPKGERFSYERLSKRLGVSKGTVIELVKAFIASDLLLEIPPVGSISKKIRKSPKLKFLAPSFRAALLSKFDIVEIAPLLKDAVALYLSEEGTLEYEPGKGGADFVFTRKGKRYVIEVGLGKDNYSQVRRSMERLGADFGIVIGKGFDVKGNLLMIPWWAFLGLM, encoded by the coding sequence ATGGTGGGCTTAATGGTTGATTTAAATGGCTATCTTTTAAAGCTTTCAGCCGAACTTCCGGCGAGGTTTGACTATGCAAGGGGGTTGAGGAGGAGATTCCTTTTTGAGAAACTTGCGCACACTGTTGATGAATACCTCAATGGCGGACTTCCAAAAACCATCCTCCTTCCCGGGCTGAGGGGAACGGGCAAAACAACGCTTCTCGCCCAGCTTTACTTTCATGCTCTGTCCCGGACTTCAGACGTCATTTATTTTTCAGCCGATGAACTCCACCTGCTTGGATTCAGCCTACATGAGGCTGTGGAGAGATATTTCAAGCTCTTTCAGCCGGAAAGACCTATTATACTTCTGGACGAGGTTCAGTACGATAACAGGTGGGATTTGACCCTTAAAATCCTCCACGACAGCAAAAGGGCCCTGGTCATAGCAACCGGTTCCTCCGCCGTAAGGCTCAGGGAAAGCCCAGACTTGGCTAGGAGGGCACTTCACATAGGAATAAAGCCCCTTAGCCTCAATGAGTATCTCCACCTTATCGGGGAGGATACGTTGTCCCCGCAACTGGAGGCACTCTTTGAGTGGGAGATTGACAAACTTGAAAAGGCCGTTTCGAGGGCCGTCAGACTAGGGGATAAGGCCGAAAGATATCTGCGGACTGGTTCTCTTCCAGTGGCCCTCGAATTCGACGAGAGGACGGGTTATGAGATAATGTTCTCTCTCATGGAGATGATAGTCTATAAAGACCTGCCCGAGGTCAGGAATTTCGATTCGTCCACCCTGGACTCAGCCATGAGGCTTCTCGTTCTTCTCTCCAACCCAAAAGGGGAGCGCTTCAGCTATGAGAGGCTGTCCAAGAGATTGGGAGTATCGAAGGGCACTGTTATAGAACTCGTGAAGGCGTTCATCGCGAGCGACCTTCTGCTTGAGATACCACCGGTAGGAAGCATTTCCAAAAAAATACGGAAGAGCCCAAAGCTTAAGTTTCTAGCCCCTTCTTTCAGAGCTGCACTGCTCTCAAAGTTCGATATCGTTGAGATTGCTCCTCTCCTCAAAGATGCCGTTGCTCTTTATCTGTCCGAGGAGGGAACCCTGGAATACGAGCCCGGAAAAGGGGGTGCTGACTTCGTTTTTACCAGAAAGGGAAAGCGTTACGTTATCGAAGTAGGTCTCGGGAAGGACAACTACTCCCAGGTAAGGAGGAGCATGGAGCGCCTTGGGGCCGATTTTGGAATCGTGATTGGGAAAGGGTTCGACGTAAAGGGGAACTTGCTCATGATACCCTGGTGGGCCTTCTTAGGGCTTATGTAG
- a CDS encoding RlmF-related methyltransferase codes for MPAWKDGRLGLPVGEAVKIFPELEKYIDERGRLDFSNREARILYNRAIAKALFGLDIEYHPRGLVTTPVSRYIFLKTFLRGGEKVLEIGTGHTAMMALMAEKLFNCDVTATELDEEFFEYARRNIEKNKAKVKLIKSNGGIVRGVVSEGEKFDVIFSAPPYYEAPTRGVLMEREGVGGGRYGEGFSVRLIEEAVDYLHPKGKVALFLPDKEPLIDAIAEKGKELGYSIRDIRFKAGTRWRHSLLLHKP; via the coding sequence ATGCCAGCATGGAAGGACGGAAGGCTCGGACTGCCAGTAGGGGAAGCTGTAAAAATATTTCCAGAGCTGGAGAAGTACATTGATGAAAGAGGAAGGCTCGACTTCTCGAACAGAGAAGCAAGGATACTCTACAACAGGGCCATAGCGAAGGCCCTCTTCGGGTTGGATATAGAGTACCACCCCCGGGGCCTCGTTACGACTCCAGTCTCGCGCTACATCTTCCTGAAGACTTTTCTTAGGGGAGGAGAGAAAGTCCTTGAGATTGGAACAGGACACACGGCGATGATGGCCCTCATGGCGGAAAAGCTCTTCAACTGCGACGTTACGGCAACGGAACTAGACGAGGAGTTTTTTGAGTACGCGAGGAGGAACATAGAGAAGAATAAAGCTAAAGTCAAGCTCATCAAGAGCAACGGCGGAATCGTCAGAGGCGTTGTGTCTGAAGGCGAGAAGTTTGATGTAATCTTTTCGGCACCGCCCTACTACGAGGCTCCGACGAGAGGAGTTTTGATGGAGAGGGAAGGCGTGGGCGGCGGAAGATATGGTGAAGGGTTCTCCGTGAGGCTTATTGAGGAGGCAGTTGACTACCTCCATCCAAAGGGCAAAGTCGCCCTCTTCCTTCCAGACAAGGAGCCGCTGATAGATGCTATCGCGGAAAAGGGTAAAGAGCTCGGCTACTCCATCAGGGACATTCGGTTTAAGGCAGGGACGAGATGGAGGCACAGCCTCTTGCTACATAAGCCCTAA
- a CDS encoding M20 family metallo-hydrolase, with the protein MSEALEKVSQEIEKLQDEMVNTLVELIKIPAISPDYGYEGEYDKAQKLLEMIKDWPFDKVEVYNAPDERAKNGVRPSILAYYYGEKGEESPRLWILTHIDVVPPGDLSKWTVTEPFKPVVKDGKVYGRGSEDNGQSLVASLYAVRAMMNLGIRPKRTVILAFVSDEETGSKYGVEWLMREHPELFRKDDLVLVPDGGNEEGTFIEVAEKSILWLRVKVRGKQVHASMPDKGLNAHRVALDFAYHLDRLLHEKYGERDELFEPAESTFEPTMVHGTADSPNIAPGEHEVVFDCRILPRYSIDDILADAERLAEEVKEKYRKEFDGKVLPEIEFEVLQRMDAPEPTDPNSEIVKLLQEALRRLRGKEAKVGGIGGGTFAAYFRKLGIPAVVWATLDETAHQPNEYAKIDNMVEDAKVMAALALL; encoded by the coding sequence ATGAGCGAAGCCCTTGAGAAGGTCTCGCAGGAGATTGAGAAGCTCCAGGACGAGATGGTCAACACCCTCGTCGAACTGATTAAAATCCCAGCCATAAGCCCGGACTACGGCTACGAGGGCGAGTACGACAAGGCGCAGAAGCTGCTCGAGATGATAAAGGACTGGCCCTTCGACAAGGTCGAGGTCTACAACGCGCCGGACGAGAGGGCCAAGAACGGAGTGAGACCGAGCATTTTAGCGTACTACTACGGTGAAAAGGGCGAAGAAAGCCCGAGGTTATGGATTCTCACCCACATAGACGTCGTTCCGCCCGGAGACCTGAGTAAGTGGACGGTCACGGAGCCGTTCAAGCCGGTCGTCAAGGACGGCAAGGTCTACGGCAGGGGAAGCGAGGACAACGGACAGAGCCTGGTGGCTTCGCTTTACGCCGTAAGGGCCATGATGAACCTTGGGATAAGGCCGAAGAGAACGGTAATCCTCGCCTTCGTCAGCGACGAGGAGACCGGGAGCAAGTACGGCGTCGAGTGGCTGATGAGGGAGCACCCGGAGCTGTTCAGGAAGGACGACCTAGTTCTCGTTCCGGATGGCGGAAACGAGGAGGGCACTTTCATCGAGGTGGCCGAGAAGAGTATCCTCTGGCTCAGGGTGAAGGTCAGGGGTAAGCAGGTCCACGCCAGCATGCCCGACAAAGGCCTGAACGCCCACCGCGTCGCCCTCGACTTCGCCTACCATCTCGACAGGCTCCTCCACGAGAAGTACGGCGAGAGGGACGAGCTCTTCGAGCCAGCGGAGAGCACCTTCGAGCCGACGATGGTTCACGGTACGGCCGACAGCCCGAACATAGCACCGGGCGAGCACGAGGTGGTTTTCGACTGCAGGATTCTGCCGAGGTACAGCATAGACGATATCCTTGCCGACGCCGAGAGGCTTGCCGAGGAGGTCAAGGAGAAGTACAGGAAAGAGTTCGATGGAAAAGTTCTGCCGGAGATAGAGTTCGAGGTTCTCCAGCGCATGGACGCTCCAGAGCCGACCGACCCCAACAGCGAGATAGTGAAGCTCCTCCAGGAGGCCCTGAGGAGACTCCGTGGAAAGGAGGCGAAGGTCGGCGGGATCGGCGGCGGGACCTTCGCGGCATACTTCAGGAAGCTCGGGATTCCCGCGGTTGTCTGGGCGACGCTCGACGAGACCGCCCACCAGCCCAACGAGTATGCCAAGATAGACAACATGGTTGAAGACGCCAAGGTCATGGCGGCCCTGGCCCTTCTCTGA
- a CDS encoding PqqD family protein, with translation MEEYMNLVPVRNEKIELKKVEGRYYLLIPMDSKLDFLARRLHGDYRRIELDEMGAYAWELYDGRRTVKEIGKALKARFGEDAEPLYERLVTFLFELAKRYLIEFKRTDELD, from the coding sequence ATGGAAGAGTACATGAACCTCGTGCCAGTGCGCAACGAGAAGATCGAACTGAAGAAGGTCGAGGGGAGGTACTACCTCCTGATTCCCATGGACTCAAAGCTGGACTTTCTGGCCAGGAGGCTCCACGGGGACTACAGGAGGATAGAGCTCGACGAGATGGGGGCCTACGCGTGGGAGCTGTATGACGGCAGGAGAACGGTGAAGGAGATAGGGAAGGCTCTAAAGGCACGCTTTGGAGAGGACGCAGAGCCCCTCTACGAGCGCCTGGTGACGTTTCTTTTCGAGCTGGCGAAGAGGTATTTGATTGAGTTTAAAAGAACGGATGAATTAGACTAA